In Bacteroidales bacterium, a single genomic region encodes these proteins:
- the purH gene encoding bifunctional phosphoribosylaminoimidazolecarboxamide formyltransferase/IMP cyclohydrolase produces MEGLKKIKNALISVYHKDNLEGIIKKLDSLGIAIYSTGGTYDFIQNLGVKAYTVESLTSYPSILGGRVKTLHPKVFGGILARRENLGDIEQLEKYELPQIDLVIVDLYPFEKTAASNASEEKIIEKIDIGGISLIRAAAKNFNDVLIIPAVEYYPELNKLLDEKKGDTSLEERKYFAKKAFHISSHYDTCIFNYFSKDEDEVFKKSIPTSYKLRYGENPHQKGVFYGNLESLIQQHNGKEISYNNLLDIDAAVKLISEFNDTACAILKHNNACGIACRAELTDAWKDALAADPVSAFGGVIVTNKPIDIKTAEEINKIFFEIIIAPSYEKNVIELLKSKKNRIILQYNFSALPNIQYRTILNGVLQQEKDWKTETFEDLKQATNAVPGEREKEDLLFANILVKHTKSNAIVLAKNKQLIGSGTGQTSRVDALKQAIAKAKDFGFDLNGAVMASDAFFPFPDCVEIAHKEGIDTVIQPGGSINDKASIEYCNKNNMAMVLTGFRHFKH; encoded by the coding sequence ATGGAAGGACTAAAAAAAATTAAAAATGCATTGATTTCAGTTTATCATAAAGATAACCTGGAAGGAATTATTAAAAAACTGGATTCTCTTGGTATAGCTATATATTCAACGGGAGGGACTTACGATTTTATCCAAAATCTTGGAGTGAAAGCTTATACCGTTGAGTCGCTTACTTCTTATCCATCAATACTGGGTGGTCGTGTGAAAACATTGCATCCAAAGGTCTTTGGAGGAATACTGGCACGCCGTGAAAACCTGGGTGATATTGAACAACTCGAAAAATATGAACTTCCACAAATCGACCTGGTGATTGTTGACCTTTATCCTTTTGAAAAAACGGCAGCTTCAAATGCTTCAGAAGAAAAGATTATTGAAAAAATTGATATCGGCGGAATCTCGCTGATACGAGCAGCGGCAAAGAATTTTAATGATGTGCTGATAATTCCTGCGGTTGAATATTATCCCGAATTGAATAAACTTCTTGATGAGAAAAAAGGAGATACATCGTTAGAAGAAAGAAAATATTTTGCTAAAAAAGCATTTCATATTTCCTCTCATTATGATACTTGTATTTTCAACTATTTCAGCAAAGACGAAGATGAAGTTTTCAAAAAAAGCATTCCAACTTCTTACAAATTACGTTATGGCGAAAACCCGCATCAGAAGGGCGTTTTCTATGGCAACCTCGAATCATTGATTCAGCAACATAACGGGAAAGAAATTTCTTATAATAATTTATTGGATATTGATGCTGCTGTTAAACTGATAAGTGAATTTAACGATACGGCTTGTGCAATCCTCAAACATAATAATGCTTGCGGAATTGCATGCAGGGCAGAACTTACAGATGCCTGGAAAGATGCGCTCGCCGCCGACCCTGTTTCAGCTTTCGGAGGTGTGATTGTTACCAATAAACCCATTGATATTAAAACCGCTGAAGAGATCAATAAAATATTCTTTGAAATCATTATCGCGCCTTCCTATGAAAAAAATGTTATTGAACTCTTAAAATCAAAGAAAAATAGAATAATTTTGCAATATAATTTTTCTGCCTTGCCGAATATTCAGTATCGTACTATATTGAATGGTGTGTTACAGCAGGAAAAAGATTGGAAGACTGAAACTTTTGAAGACCTGAAACAGGCTACAAATGCCGTTCCCGGTGAAAGAGAAAAAGAAGATTTGCTTTTTGCCAATATTTTAGTGAAGCATACTAAATCGAATGCAATTGTTTTGGCAAAAAACAAACAACTGATTGGGAGCGGAACAGGTCAGACTTCAAGGGTTGATGCATTAAAACAAGCCATTGCCAAGGCGAAAGATTTTGGTTTCGACCTGAATGGTGCAGTAATGGCATCGGATGCTTTTTTCCCTTTCCCGGACTGCGTTGAAATAGCGCATAAAGAAGGGATCGATACGGTGATTCAACCGGGGGGGTCGATAAATGATAAAGCTTCGATCGAGTATTGTAATAAAAATAATATGGCCATGGTCCTTACAGGATTCAGGCATTTTAAACATTAA
- a CDS encoding ABC transporter permease, which translates to MRLVLFIKLVRESYLFAINSLMVNKLRTILSLLGITIGIFSIISVFTVFDSMEHEIRTNIESLGNNVLFIQKWPWSFEDDYAWWKYMNRPVPKTSDLEEIQKKCTSVEAASLAVFTSKTVEYIDNSIENISVGAVSQDYDKTMNLEIEEGRYFTSLESVSGKNVIIIGSFISENLFNYTDPLGKMIKVFGRKLKVIGVLKKKGEDMFGNSQDKEVYIPLNFARNFLNIESDMVEPMIIVKAKKGISNEELKDEITGIMRSAHKLKPIADDDFSINETSLLTKGFESIFSVISLVGWVIGGFSILVGGFGIANIMFVSVKERTSIIGIKKSLGAKRYIILFEFLFEAIILSLIGGAVGLLLVFTGTLIVSNISDMTFTLGMGNILRGVITSAVIGLVSGFIPAFTASRLNPVEAIRANQ; encoded by the coding sequence ATGAGGCTGGTACTTTTTATAAAGCTGGTACGCGAAAGTTACCTGTTTGCAATAAATTCCCTGATGGTTAATAAGCTCCGGACCATCTTATCGTTGCTTGGTATCACTATTGGTATTTTCTCAATCATTTCTGTTTTTACTGTTTTTGATTCTATGGAACATGAAATCCGTACCAATATTGAATCGCTTGGAAACAATGTATTATTCATCCAAAAGTGGCCATGGTCGTTCGAAGATGATTATGCATGGTGGAAATATATGAACAGACCTGTTCCTAAAACAAGCGACCTGGAAGAAATCCAAAAAAAGTGTACTTCAGTCGAAGCGGCATCGTTAGCAGTTTTTACTTCTAAAACTGTTGAATATATTGATAACAGCATTGAAAATATTTCTGTAGGCGCTGTTTCACAGGATTACGATAAGACCATGAACTTAGAAATAGAAGAAGGGCGTTACTTCACTTCGCTTGAATCAGTGAGCGGTAAAAATGTTATAATTATTGGCAGCTTCATATCCGAAAACCTTTTCAACTATACCGACCCTTTAGGAAAAATGATAAAAGTCTTCGGCAGAAAACTTAAAGTTATCGGGGTTCTGAAAAAGAAAGGTGAAGATATGTTTGGCAACAGCCAGGACAAAGAAGTTTATATACCTTTAAATTTTGCAAGGAATTTTCTGAATATCGAATCCGATATGGTTGAACCCATGATTATAGTAAAAGCAAAAAAAGGAATAAGTAACGAGGAGCTTAAAGATGAAATTACAGGGATCATGCGTTCGGCACATAAATTAAAACCCATAGCCGATGATGATTTTTCGATAAATGAAACAAGCTTGTTAACAAAAGGATTTGAAAGTATATTTTCTGTAATCTCATTGGTAGGATGGGTAATTGGAGGTTTCTCAATATTGGTTGGAGGTTTTGGAATTGCAAATATTATGTTTGTTTCTGTAAAGGAAAGAACCAGTATTATTGGCATTAAGAAATCGCTGGGCGCAAAAAGATATATTATTTTGTTTGAATTTTTATTCGAAGCCATCATTCTTTCGCTGATCGGTGGAGCAGTTGGATTGTTATTGGTGTTTACAGGTACGCTGATTGTATCAAATATTTCTGATATGACATTTACACTTGGAATGGGAAATATTTTAAGAGGGGTTATCACATCAGCTGTTATTGGTCTTGTTTCGGGCTTTATTCCCGCTTTTACTGCATCGCGCCTCAATCCTGTTGAAGCTATACGCGCTAACCAGTAA